A segment of the Candidatus Atribacteria bacterium ADurb.Bin276 genome:
ATGGATAAATTTTTGCTGATGGAGAGGAACGGGATAATAAATTCCATATCCAATTTCTTTTTGGTCAAAAAAGCTTGCCAAGTCATCTCGGTGTTGTTTTAACTTTATTGTATATTGATGAAAAACCGGGAGTGCATAATCGGGCACTACGGGTGTTTCAATTTTTGAAATAGATGATAATTCATGATTATAAAAATTGGCGTTTGCTCTTCGTTTCTGGTTAGAATCATCTAATTTTTTTAACTGCACACTTCCAATGGCTGCGGCAATATCGGTCATCCGAAAATTATATCCTAAAAATTCGTGGTAATATCTCTTTTTGCTCCCGTGATTAATCAACATGCGACACTTTTTTCCAAGCTCTTCATCATTGGTTAAAATCATACCACCTTCTCCGGTTGTCATGTTCTTGGTGGGGTAAAAGCTGAATGCTGACGCCTTTCCAAAAGAGCCGACTTTTTTTCCTCGATACTCAGCACCATGAGCTTGAGCGCAATCTTCAATAACCGGAATGCTATATTGATTGGCCAGCGACATAATTTCATCCATCGGACAAGGTAAACCAT
Coding sequences within it:
- the fdtB gene encoding dTDP-3-amino-3,6-dideoxy-alpha-D-galactopyranose transaminase translates to MKIPISKPNLDEEEKNAVQAVLDSGFLAQGKRVAKFEEDFGRYIGAKQAIATSNGTTALFIALKAIGISQNDKVVTTPFTFVASASSIMQCGAIPIFCDIDPQTFNIDPDALERILKKDGSSIKAILIVHLYGLPCPMDEIMSLANQYSIPVIEDCAQAHGAEYRGKKVGSFGKASAFSFYPTKNMTTGEGGMILTNDEELGKKCRMLINHGSKKRYYHEFLGYNFRMTDIAAAIGSVQLKKLDDSNQKRRANANFYNHELSSISKIETPVVPDYALPVFHQYTIKLKQHRDDLASFFDQKEIGYGIYYPVPLHQQKFIHQIVGNGNYPMADACSREVLSIPVHPLLKKEELEHVVDLIKYFCQEGFN